ACCGAGCGAGCACGCTGACAGGGCACATGGCCCGAGCGGGTGGGCCCGCTGCTTGCCCGTCACAACGAAGATATGTCGTTGTCACGGATCGATGAGCACGACGATATGTCGATGTCAACCGCGGCCGGGGCACAGGGCGTGTCCCCCCGGTCCGGCCCCAGCGTGGAGGTGACGATGTGACGCACGACGGGCAGCGCGTCGGGTTCGCGTTGGGCTACGGGCGGTTCACCAACGTGCGGGAGATGGCGGCCCTGATGCACCGGGCGGAGGCGCGCGGCTTCGAGATGGGCTTCTTCTCCGAGACGATCGAGCTGATGCGCGACTCCGTGACGGCGCTGGCCGCCATCGGCCTGGCCACGGAGCGCCTGATTCTGGGGACCACCCAGATCGTCCGCCTGCGCAGCCCGGTGGTGATGGCCCAGACCGCGGCCAGCCTGGACGAGCTGACCGGCGGACGCCTGACGCTGGCGCCCGGCGCCTGCACCGCCAGCCACGCCCGGCGCCACGGCCTGCCCCCGGCCGACCCGGCGGAGACGCTACGTGAGTGGGTGGAGGCGATCCGGCTGATCCTCACCGGCGACCGGATCAGCTACCACGGCCACCACGTCCACCTCGACGACGTGGGGCTGGGGTGGACGCCGGTGCGGCGCGCCATCCCCCTCTACATCCCGGCCACCAGCCGCACCGGCCTGCGGCTGGCCGGGGAGAT
The DNA window shown above is from Armatimonadota bacterium and carries:
- a CDS encoding LLM class flavin-dependent oxidoreductase — translated: MTHDGQRVGFALGYGRFTNVREMAALMHRAEARGFEMGFFSETIELMRDSVTALAAIGLATERLILGTTQIVRLRSPVVMAQTAASLDELTGGRLTLAPGACTASHARRHGLPPADPAETLREWVEAIRLILTGDRISYHGHHVHLDDVGLGWTPVRRAIPLYIPATSRTGLRLAGEIGDGVVLNAVCSPEYTANALRIVREAAERAGKDWSRFEVAQIINCSVEDDHQAALDTVRWEVATKFDPVQIPFIAGPKMRVGEPYIRQEDLPRFAEAYARGGMEALIRAVPDSYVEGMTASGTPEEVRRRVQAYRDAGVRLPLLRPAAAHQTDRLIDLFARA